The nucleotide sequence TCGACGGGATCGAGGGTCTCGCGCTCCCCGCTGGCGCGGCGCTTCAGCTCGATCTTGCCCTCGGCCAGCCCCTTCGGGCCGACGATCACCTGCCAGGGCAGGCCGATGAGATCCGCGGTGGCGAACTTGGCGCCCGGCCGCTCGTCACGGTCGTCGTAGAGCACGGAGAGGCCGGCCGTCTCCAGCGCCACCTGGATCTCGGCGCAGGCCCCGTCGCAGGCGGCATCGCCGACCTTGAGGTTGATCAGCGCCACGTCGAAGGGGGCGATGGCGTCCGGCCAGATGATGCCGGCCTCGTCGTGGCTCGCCTCGATGGTGGCCGCAACGAGCCGGCTCGGGCCGATGCCGTAGGAGCCCATATGGACCGGCCGCTCCTGGCCGTCGGGACCGGTGACGACCGCCTTCATCGGCGTCGAGTACTTGGTGCCGAAATAGAAGATGTGGCCGACCTCGATGCCGCGGGCGGAGAGGCGCGCGGTCTCCGGCACCTCGGCGAAGACCGCCTCGTCGTGCATCTCGTCGGTGGCGGCGTAGTGCGAGGTCCAGGCATCGACCACGCCCTGCAAGCCCGCCACGTCGTCGAAATCGACGGACGGCGGCGGCACCGGCATGTCGAGATAGGCGCGGTCGCAGAAGACCTCGCTCTCACCGGTCTTGGCCAGGATGATGAACTCGTGGCTGAGATCGCCGCCGATGGGGCCCGTGTCGGCGCGCATCGGAATGGCTCGAAGGCCGAGCCTCTCGAAGGTGCGGAGATAGGAGACGAAGACCTTGTTGTAGGAGTGGCGCGCGGCGGCCTGATCGAGGTCGAAGGAGTAGCCGTCCTTCATCAGGAACTCGCGCGAGCGCATGGTGCCGAAGCGCGGGCGCACCTCGTCGCGGAACTTCCACGAGATCTGATAGAGGTTCTTGGGCAGATCCTTGTAGGAGCGCGCGCTGGCGCGAAAGATCTCGGTGACAACCTCCTCTGCCGTCGGCCCGTAGAGCAACTCGCGCTCGTGCCGGTCCTTCAGGCGCAGCATCTCCTTGCCGTAGGCCTCGTAGCGGCCGGATTCCCGCCAGAGATCGGCGGCCTGGATCGTCGGCATCAGGATCTCGATGGCGCCCGCGCGGTCCTGCTCGGCGCGGATCACGTCGCAGACCTTGTTGAGGACGCGC is from Methylorubrum sp. B1-46 and encodes:
- the proS gene encoding proline--tRNA ligase: MRLSRYFLPILRETPKEAEIVSHRLMLRAGMIRQEAAGIYAWLPLGLRVLNKVCDVIRAEQDRAGAIEILMPTIQAADLWRESGRYEAYGKEMLRLKDRHERELLYGPTAEEVVTEIFRASARSYKDLPKNLYQISWKFRDEVRPRFGTMRSREFLMKDGYSFDLDQAAARHSYNKVFVSYLRTFERLGLRAIPMRADTGPIGGDLSHEFIILAKTGESEVFCDRAYLDMPVPPPSVDFDDVAGLQGVVDAWTSHYAATDEMHDEAVFAEVPETARLSARGIEVGHIFYFGTKYSTPMKAVVTGPDGQERPVHMGSYGIGPSRLVAATIEASHDEAGIIWPDAIAPFDVALINLKVGDAACDGACAEIQVALETAGLSVLYDDRDERPGAKFATADLIGLPWQVIVGPKGLAEGKIELKRRASGERETLDPVDLPARIRRV